The following coding sequences lie in one Peribacillus frigoritolerans genomic window:
- the ppaX gene encoding pyrophosphatase PpaX, with amino-acid sequence MNSNITTLLFDLDGTLINTNELIIASFTETLNHFCPGKFNREDIIPFIGPTLFDTFSSIDPKRVDEMIAYYREHNWRNHDLLVTQFDGVFETVQTLKQSGYKLAVVTTKKRDVVEKGLCLSKLDQFFDVVVTLDEVEKAKPDPEPLVKALNQLGSVPEEAIMIGDSYHDILGGKNTGTKTAGVSWSIRGREFLESYHPDYMLEQMADLLNIIEVEKLTEARK; translated from the coding sequence ATGAACAGTAACATAACTACATTATTATTTGATCTTGATGGGACGTTAATCAATACAAATGAATTGATCATCGCCTCTTTTACAGAAACGTTAAACCACTTTTGTCCTGGAAAGTTCAATCGGGAAGATATCATTCCATTTATCGGACCGACTTTGTTCGATACTTTCTCTTCCATTGATCCAAAACGAGTGGATGAAATGATCGCTTACTATCGGGAGCATAATTGGAGGAACCATGATTTGCTTGTCACACAATTTGACGGTGTGTTCGAAACCGTTCAAACATTGAAGCAGAGCGGCTATAAATTGGCAGTCGTTACGACAAAGAAGCGTGATGTCGTCGAAAAGGGCCTCTGTTTAAGCAAACTGGATCAATTCTTTGATGTGGTGGTCACACTGGATGAGGTGGAAAAAGCAAAGCCGGATCCAGAGCCTTTGGTAAAAGCTTTAAATCAACTCGGTTCGGTTCCTGAAGAAGCGATCATGATTGGCGACAGTTATCATGATATTCTGGGCGGGAAGAACACAGGTACAAAAACGGCAGGCGTCTCATGGTCCATTAGAGGCCGTGAATTCCTGGAAAGCTATCACCCTGATTATATGCTTGAACAGATGGCGGATTTATTGAATATCATTGAGGTTGAAAAGCTCACGGAGGCTAGAAAATGA
- a CDS encoding nucleoside recognition domain-containing protein, giving the protein MIVDSVKKGLLSGLNTTWSLGKVIFPVTLIVTVLQYTPVLPFIINLIAPLMNLIGLPGDAAIPLVLGNFLNLYAAIAGILTLDLTVKEVFIIAMMLSFSHNLLIESGVAMKTGVKLWIILTVRIGLALLSAVVINLVWQGGSEMAQGVAIGEAAEINGAGAILLHGIIQALSGIAQLAVIVIPLMVAVQIMKDLKWLEAFSKALAPFMKVLGMKPNASMPFVTGLTLGLAYGAGVMIQAAKEDNVSKKDMTIAFIFLVACHAVVEDTLIFIPLGIPVLPLLLIRILTAIVLTMVVAYIWNRADRVQRKEAVYEQ; this is encoded by the coding sequence GTGATAGTGGATTCGGTTAAAAAGGGACTTCTTTCAGGCTTGAATACAACCTGGTCTTTGGGAAAAGTGATATTTCCAGTTACTCTGATCGTTACTGTGCTTCAATATACACCTGTTTTGCCATTCATCATTAACTTGATAGCGCCTTTGATGAATCTCATCGGTCTTCCAGGAGATGCGGCAATTCCGCTCGTGTTAGGTAATTTCCTGAATTTGTACGCAGCGATCGCTGGCATATTAACGCTTGATTTGACTGTGAAAGAAGTTTTCATTATCGCTATGATGCTATCTTTTTCACATAATTTATTGATCGAGTCAGGTGTGGCGATGAAAACCGGTGTCAAGCTGTGGATCATCCTGACAGTACGGATCGGGCTTGCGCTTTTGTCAGCGGTCGTCATCAATCTTGTTTGGCAGGGCGGATCTGAAATGGCCCAAGGAGTGGCTATCGGGGAGGCAGCAGAGATTAACGGAGCGGGTGCAATCCTATTACATGGGATCATCCAGGCCCTTTCCGGAATTGCTCAGCTGGCAGTTATCGTTATTCCGCTCATGGTGGCGGTTCAAATCATGAAAGATCTAAAATGGCTGGAAGCCTTCTCGAAAGCCCTTGCACCCTTCATGAAGGTCCTGGGGATGAAGCCGAATGCTTCCATGCCTTTCGTTACAGGCCTGACTCTCGGTTTGGCATATGGGGCAGGGGTGATGATTCAAGCGGCTAAAGAGGATAATGTTTCGAAGAAGGATATGACGATTGCATTCATCTTTTTAGTTGCCTGCCATGCTGTTGTAGAAGATACACTGATTTTTATTCCGCTGGGGATTCCTGTCTTGCCGTTATTACTTATTCGGATACTCACTGCCATTGTTTTAACGATGGTCGTTGCGTATATATGGAATCGGGCTGACAGGGTACAGAGAAAGGAAGCTGTATATGAACAGTAA
- the lgt gene encoding prolipoprotein diacylglyceryl transferase: MEQGIQPLNPIAIDLGPIQVHWYGLIIGFGVLLGLIIALRESERRGLDKEIFTDMILFAVPIAIISARIYYVIFQWEYYSQNPGDIIKIWNGGIAIHGALIGSVLTAIVFAKVKKVSFWKLADIAAPSLLLGQAIGRWGNFMNQEAHGGEITRSFLENMHLPEFIINQMYINGTYYHPTFLYESIWNIVGVIILLSLRKVNLRRGELFLTYVIWYSIGRYYIEGLRTDSLMLTESLRIAQVISIVLVAAAIALVVYRRVRGHADKRYLDA; encoded by the coding sequence ATGGAACAAGGAATACAGCCGCTGAATCCAATTGCGATAGATCTAGGTCCCATCCAGGTACATTGGTATGGACTAATCATCGGTTTCGGTGTGTTATTGGGTCTTATTATCGCTTTAAGGGAATCTGAGCGAAGAGGTCTTGATAAGGAAATTTTTACTGACATGATTTTGTTTGCTGTCCCAATCGCGATCATTAGTGCACGTATTTATTATGTGATTTTCCAATGGGAGTACTATTCACAAAACCCAGGAGATATCATAAAAATATGGAATGGCGGAATTGCCATACATGGTGCGTTGATCGGGTCGGTACTGACTGCAATCGTGTTTGCCAAGGTCAAGAAAGTCTCATTTTGGAAGCTGGCGGATATTGCTGCACCGAGCTTATTGTTGGGGCAGGCGATTGGCCGTTGGGGTAATTTCATGAATCAGGAAGCGCATGGGGGAGAAATAACAAGGTCATTCCTGGAAAATATGCATTTGCCAGAATTCATCATTAATCAAATGTACATAAACGGTACGTATTATCACCCGACCTTTTTGTATGAATCGATTTGGAATATCGTCGGTGTCATTATTCTCTTAAGTTTACGGAAAGTGAACTTGCGCAGGGGGGAACTATTTTTAACCTATGTAATATGGTATTCCATCGGCCGTTATTACATTGAAGGTTTGCGGACGGATAGTTTGATGCTGACGGAATCACTGCGTATCGCACAAGTGATCTCGATTGTGTTGGTAGCAGCAGCCATTGCTTTAGTGGTCTATAGAAGGGTCCGTGGGCATGCAGACAAAAGGTATTTAGATGCATAG